The following coding sequences are from one Verrucomicrobiia bacterium window:
- the pdxA gene encoding 4-hydroxythreonine-4-phosphate dehydrogenase PdxA encodes MIGICIGDVTGIGPEVTLKALAELAGQDQERYLLIGDGGWLERLNDRFNIGLPLSPYDANDAEARFLVLTPGGTSLPDDLSPGSPAAARAALSALREAAERCLRQELSAMVTAPVNKEAIIRCGIPFIGQTEYLAAIAGNCPVIMMLLGADDRGRWLRVALVTTHVAIKLLPAEITQPKVELAINMAAQACRDLDLPRHRIAVCGLNPHAGEGGEFGDEEITTIRPAVLAARSRGLDVHGPLAADTVFYHAAHGAYDAVVAMYHDQGLGPLKLLAFEHGVNWTLGLPFIRTSPDHGTAYDLAGRGTANPSSMKAAISLARQLAARRA; translated from the coding sequence ATGATCGGCATCTGCATCGGGGATGTGACCGGCATTGGTCCGGAAGTCACGCTAAAAGCGCTGGCGGAATTGGCGGGGCAGGACCAGGAGCGGTATTTGCTGATTGGCGATGGCGGCTGGCTTGAGCGTCTCAATGACCGTTTTAACATAGGTCTCCCCTTATCCCCCTATGATGCCAATGATGCGGAGGCGCGCTTTTTGGTGCTTACCCCGGGGGGGACCAGCCTTCCCGATGATTTGTCGCCCGGCTCGCCGGCAGCGGCGCGGGCGGCGTTGTCGGCCCTGCGCGAAGCCGCGGAGCGCTGCTTGCGCCAGGAGTTAAGCGCCATGGTGACCGCCCCGGTCAACAAGGAGGCCATCATCCGCTGCGGCATTCCCTTCATTGGTCAGACGGAATATTTGGCTGCCATCGCGGGGAATTGTCCGGTCATCATGATGTTATTGGGCGCGGATGACCGCGGGCGATGGTTACGCGTGGCCCTGGTCACCACCCACGTGGCCATCAAGTTGTTGCCGGCGGAGATCACCCAGCCCAAAGTCGAGCTGGCCATTAACATGGCCGCCCAGGCCTGCCGGGATTTGGATTTGCCGCGCCATCGCATCGCGGTGTGCGGCTTGAATCCCCATGCGGGCGAGGGCGGCGAATTTGGGGACGAAGAGATCACCACCATCCGCCCCGCCGTGCTGGCGGCGCGCAGCCGGGGCCTGGATGTGCACGGGCCGCTGGCGGCGGACACGGTGTTTTATCATGCGGCCCACGGGGCCTATGATGCCGTGGTGGCGATGTACCATGACCAGGGGTTGGGGCCGCTGAAATTGCTGGCTTTCGAGCATGGCGTGAATTGGACACTTGGCCTGCCTTTCATTCGCACTTCGCCCGATCACGGCACGGCCTATGACCTGGCCGGCCGCGGCACGGCCAATCCCTCCAGCATGAAGGCAGCCATCAGTTTGGCCCGGCAATTGGCGGCGCGGCGGGCCTGA
- a CDS encoding sulfite exporter TauE/SafE family protein has translation MLEWKTSLLAALGVLFIGLSKAGFGGGLGMLTTPLCVLAFGAGGKPAMFAVGVILPLLCAGDAFSLYHYWGKWEKRNLRCLLPGVIVGVALGSQLFRALSDRALNFWIGVIAIAFVVFQLAKEWVFRAEGQFRPTPWIGLPFGFGAGVTSTIAHGAGPLVTMFLVPQRLPKEVFVGTTVLIFTWINWIKVPFFVANDVITWETLRTGLYYFPLVPLGVWLGVWLNRRMSEKFFLNAVYAITFLAGLQLVVGWDVSRLWR, from the coding sequence GTGCTGGAGTGGAAAACAAGCTTGCTGGCCGCGCTGGGAGTGCTGTTCATCGGCCTCTCCAAGGCCGGCTTTGGCGGTGGTCTGGGGATGCTCACCACCCCGCTGTGCGTGCTGGCGTTTGGGGCGGGCGGCAAACCGGCCATGTTTGCCGTGGGTGTCATCCTGCCTTTGCTTTGCGCGGGCGACGCTTTTTCCCTGTATCACTACTGGGGCAAATGGGAAAAACGTAATCTGCGCTGCCTGCTGCCGGGAGTCATTGTGGGGGTGGCCCTGGGATCACAATTATTTCGTGCGCTGTCCGATCGGGCCTTGAATTTCTGGATTGGTGTGATCGCCATTGCCTTTGTGGTCTTTCAACTCGCCAAAGAGTGGGTCTTTCGCGCTGAAGGCCAGTTTCGGCCCACCCCCTGGATTGGCCTGCCTTTTGGCTTCGGCGCCGGGGTCACCTCCACCATTGCCCACGGGGCCGGCCCGCTGGTGACCATGTTTCTGGTGCCGCAGCGGCTGCCCAAGGAGGTTTTTGTCGGCACCACCGTGCTGATCTTCACGTGGATCAACTGGATTAAAGTCCCTTTTTTCGTAGCCAATGACGTGATCACCTGGGAAACGCTGCGCACCGGCCTGTACTATTTTCCCCTGGTGCCCCTGGGGGTCTGGCTGGGGGTCTGGCTGAATCGCCGCATGAGCGAGAAGTTCTTCCTGAACGCCGTGTACGCCATCACCTTCCTGGCCGGCCTGCAACTGGTGGTGGGATGGGATGTGTCCCGCCTCTGGCGCTGA
- a CDS encoding NADH-quinone oxidoreductase subunit N, whose amino-acid sequence MSDIAYLDVLKALRPEAVLVLTALGVLLADLRWGRDRSVSWRMRLTGLLTALGCAFAAVAVIGWPPSANERVPLLGISLQIQHYKLALLVLTLAVVLLAAETDFTPHAGEYFALLLFATLGFMLLVSANNLLLLFVALELSSLSLYLLTALDKRHPRSAEAGLKYFLYGSMAAACLLFGLSLLFGLSGEYYFQEIPGKIPRGPLPLDPIMALAMALVLGGLAFKIAAVPFHLWAPDAYQGAPAPSAALIASGSKVASFLVLNAVVLSVFAGVSGNAHWGQFAAGWKPLFALLAALSMVLGNLAALVQRNVRRLLAYSAIAHSGYAVLAILVQQETALAYYVITYGLAIVGAFGVIAAVERQTGGSDLNHFNGLARRSPLLAGALLIFLLSLAGIPPLAGFFGKFYVFLEVLRDDPGAGGRPVPGLLYLVILAIGMSAVSLYYYLIVLKHAYRADPVESAAPLRAPLTHGVVAILGLAVLLLGCFPDWLLRWLR is encoded by the coding sequence ATGAGCGACATTGCCTATCTCGACGTGTTGAAGGCCCTCCGGCCCGAGGCGGTGCTAGTGCTCACGGCGCTGGGCGTGCTCTTGGCGGATTTACGCTGGGGCCGCGACCGTTCCGTATCCTGGCGGATGAGACTGACCGGTTTGTTGACCGCATTGGGATGTGCCTTCGCCGCCGTGGCGGTGATTGGCTGGCCGCCTTCCGCAAATGAAAGGGTGCCGTTATTGGGAATCTCTCTCCAAATCCAACATTATAAGCTGGCGCTGCTGGTGCTTACCCTGGCCGTGGTGCTGTTGGCGGCGGAGACGGATTTCACCCCCCATGCCGGAGAGTATTTTGCCCTGCTACTTTTCGCCACCCTGGGCTTCATGCTGCTCGTCAGCGCCAACAACCTGCTGCTGCTCTTTGTCGCCCTCGAGCTGTCCAGCCTGAGCCTCTATCTTCTGACCGCGCTCGACAAACGCCATCCCCGCAGCGCCGAGGCTGGCCTCAAATATTTCCTGTATGGCAGCATGGCGGCGGCCTGTCTGCTGTTTGGCTTGAGTCTGCTGTTTGGTTTGTCCGGGGAGTATTATTTCCAGGAGATTCCCGGCAAGATCCCCCGCGGCCCGCTGCCCCTGGACCCCATCATGGCCCTGGCCATGGCCCTGGTGCTCGGCGGTCTGGCCTTCAAAATTGCCGCAGTGCCGTTTCACTTGTGGGCGCCCGATGCCTATCAGGGCGCGCCGGCACCCAGCGCCGCCCTGATTGCATCAGGCTCCAAGGTGGCGAGCTTTCTGGTGCTGAATGCCGTGGTGCTCTCCGTGTTTGCCGGGGTCAGTGGCAACGCCCATTGGGGCCAATTTGCCGCCGGTTGGAAGCCGCTGTTCGCCCTGTTGGCAGCGCTTTCGATGGTCCTGGGAAATCTGGCGGCGCTGGTCCAGCGCAACGTGCGCCGGCTGCTGGCGTACAGCGCAATCGCCCACAGCGGCTATGCCGTGCTCGCCATTCTGGTGCAACAGGAAACCGCGCTGGCCTATTACGTCATCACCTACGGTCTGGCCATTGTGGGAGCATTTGGCGTCATTGCCGCGGTGGAGCGGCAAACCGGCGGCTCCGACCTTAACCACTTCAACGGACTGGCGCGGCGCTCGCCGCTTTTGGCCGGGGCACTGTTAATTTTCCTGCTCTCACTGGCCGGCATCCCGCCCCTGGCCGGTTTCTTCGGCAAGTTCTATGTCTTCCTCGAGGTGCTGCGGGATGATCCGGGCGCGGGGGGGCGGCCTGTTCCGGGGCTGCTGTATCTGGTCATTCTGGCGATTGGGATGAGCGCCGTCTCGCTCTACTACTACCTGATCGTGCTCAAGCATGCTTATCGCGCAGACCCAGTCGAATCTGCGGCTCCTCTGCGCGCCCCGCTTACCCATGGCGTAGTGGCAATCCTGGGCCTCGCCGTGCTGTTGCTGGGCTGCTTCCCCGACTGGCTGCTGCGCTGGCTGCGATAA
- a CDS encoding NADH-quinone oxidoreductase subunit M, which translates to MLHWPLYLTFAGLLLVLLLPGRAAGAWARLVALAVSVGGLLLGLAGAQQVHPLNGMLTLVNVPWIEWLGIRFHLAADGITVVMVLLTGVAAVAGVLFSWNIEHRAREYFAFYLALIGGVYGVFLSVDLFLLFVFYELAIVPKYFLIALWGSTRKEYGAMKLALYSFVGSAMVLIALLATYVMSGSQAPLTAAAPRSFDLLTLSRLEFPASFQLWVFPLMYIGFAILAGLWPFHSWAPTGHVAAPTAASMLLAGVIMKLGAYGALRVAMALFPQGLVHWQMLLAWLAVIGIVYGALAALAQNDFKFVIGYSSVSHMGFVMLGLATLTSIGLHGAVLQMFSHGVIAGLLFGVVGRMVYDRAHTRELDTLEGLQLARALPFAAVTFVIAGAASMGLPGFSGFVAELQVLLGAWQAFPRLMLLAGAGVIIGVAYTWRALHKAFFSDRPVPAALRGEPLPPITWPEKMGALLLILCTLAVGLYPRLLLDWIIPAFNSPLFDGLRKVVTP; encoded by the coding sequence ATGCTGCACTGGCCGTTATATCTGACTTTTGCCGGGCTGTTGCTCGTGCTCCTGCTGCCAGGGCGGGCAGCGGGGGCGTGGGCGCGCCTCGTCGCGCTGGCCGTCTCCGTGGGAGGGCTGTTGTTGGGGCTGGCCGGGGCACAGCAGGTCCATCCTCTGAACGGCATGCTCACGCTGGTCAATGTCCCCTGGATCGAATGGCTGGGCATCCGATTTCATCTGGCGGCGGACGGCATCACGGTGGTGATGGTGCTGCTCACCGGCGTTGCCGCCGTGGCGGGCGTGTTGTTCTCGTGGAACATTGAACATCGCGCCCGGGAGTACTTCGCCTTTTACCTGGCCCTGATTGGGGGGGTGTATGGGGTGTTTCTCAGCGTGGACTTGTTCCTGTTGTTTGTTTTTTACGAACTGGCCATTGTGCCCAAGTACTTCCTCATCGCGCTGTGGGGCTCGACGCGCAAGGAATATGGCGCGATGAAACTGGCGCTGTATTCCTTCGTGGGCAGCGCGATGGTGCTCATTGCCTTGCTGGCCACGTATGTAATGAGCGGCAGCCAAGCCCCTCTGACGGCGGCGGCGCCGCGTTCCTTCGATCTGCTCACGCTGAGCCGGCTGGAGTTCCCGGCATCCTTTCAGCTCTGGGTGTTTCCACTGATGTACATCGGCTTTGCCATTCTGGCGGGTCTCTGGCCGTTTCATTCGTGGGCGCCGACCGGCCACGTGGCCGCGCCCACTGCGGCTTCGATGTTGCTGGCCGGGGTGATTATGAAACTGGGAGCCTATGGCGCCTTGCGGGTTGCCATGGCACTTTTCCCCCAGGGGCTGGTGCACTGGCAGATGCTGCTGGCATGGCTGGCGGTCATTGGGATCGTCTATGGCGCGCTGGCGGCGCTGGCGCAAAATGATTTCAAGTTTGTCATTGGCTACTCCAGTGTCAGCCACATGGGCTTTGTAATGCTGGGGCTGGCAACCCTGACATCCATCGGATTACATGGCGCGGTGCTGCAAATGTTCTCCCATGGCGTGATTGCCGGGCTGCTCTTCGGTGTGGTGGGCCGGATGGTCTATGACCGGGCGCACACGCGCGAGCTGGACACCCTGGAGGGTCTGCAACTGGCGCGGGCGCTGCCCTTCGCGGCGGTCACTTTTGTGATTGCCGGGGCGGCCTCAATGGGCCTGCCGGGCTTCAGCGGTTTTGTGGCCGAGTTGCAGGTGCTCCTGGGCGCGTGGCAGGCCTTTCCAAGGCTGATGCTGTTGGCGGGGGCGGGCGTCATCATCGGCGTGGCCTACACGTGGCGCGCCCTGCACAAAGCATTTTTTAGCGATCGGCCCGTACCCGCGGCACTGCGCGGCGAGCCGTTGCCGCCCATCACGTGGCCGGAAAAGATGGGGGCGCTGCTGCTCATCCTTTGCACGCTGGCGGTGGGGTTGTACCCCCGGTTGTTGCTGGACTGGATTATTCCGGCATTCAACAGCCCGCTATTTGACGGGCTTAGAAAGGTGGTGACGCCATGA
- a CDS encoding NADH-quinone oxidoreductase subunit M produces the protein MESWLNLTVLTLTPLVGAALVLLAGRSCARRARHLAMLAALAVLAEALLLWNRFDPMQGGLQLVERQAWVPSLGVHYYVGADGLSLLMLLLTALVTPVAILAAQEIKDKAAPYFALMLLLETGLLGAFTALNFFHWFLFWELTLIPAFFLIKLWGGAGRGPAAMQFFVYTMVGSVTLLLAMLGLYRASGQFDFPELARLGRSGELYALVAMNLPLGDWAPRSVMLLLFGGVFLGFAIKTPILPFHTWLPAAYAEAPTSTAMLLTGVMSKLGVYGLLRLALPIFPHEVRALSGLLLGLAVATVVISAFTAFAQRDLKRLLGYSSINHLGYCVLGMVAAATSSAAGAAHQAAALNGVLLQMFNHGITAATLFAAVGWLEQRSGGRRGVEDFGGLRRVVPVYTGLTGVAWFASLGLPGLNGFVGEFLVFKGVFGLAPWAAAISTFGLLATAVVILTVIQRIFHGPLNPAWENLAELTPAERLRFVPAAALMLLLGVWPAPVINLINETVLRLAAHLQT, from the coding sequence ATGGAATCGTGGCTCAATTTGACCGTGCTGACGCTCACCCCCCTGGTGGGGGCGGCGCTGGTGCTGCTGGCGGGGCGCAGTTGCGCACGGCGGGCACGGCATTTGGCCATGCTCGCCGCGCTGGCCGTGCTGGCAGAAGCCCTGCTGCTCTGGAACCGCTTTGATCCCATGCAGGGCGGCCTCCAATTAGTTGAGCGTCAGGCGTGGGTGCCTTCGCTGGGGGTGCATTATTATGTAGGTGCCGACGGCTTGAGCCTGCTGATGCTGCTGCTCACCGCCCTGGTCACGCCGGTGGCAATCCTCGCCGCGCAAGAGATCAAGGACAAGGCCGCGCCCTACTTCGCATTGATGTTGCTGCTGGAGACCGGCTTGCTGGGGGCATTTACCGCCCTGAATTTCTTTCACTGGTTCCTGTTCTGGGAACTGACACTCATCCCCGCCTTTTTCCTCATCAAACTGTGGGGCGGAGCGGGGCGCGGGCCGGCGGCGATGCAGTTCTTTGTTTATACCATGGTAGGTAGCGTAACGCTGCTGCTGGCCATGCTGGGGTTGTATCGCGCCAGCGGACAATTTGACTTCCCGGAGCTGGCGCGGCTGGGGCGCAGCGGGGAGCTTTACGCGCTGGTGGCGATGAATCTGCCCCTCGGCGACTGGGCCCCGCGTTCTGTCATGTTGCTCCTTTTTGGCGGGGTGTTTCTGGGCTTCGCCATCAAGACGCCCATCCTGCCTTTTCACACGTGGCTGCCCGCCGCGTATGCGGAAGCGCCCACGAGCACGGCCATGTTGCTCACCGGCGTGATGTCCAAGCTCGGCGTCTATGGTCTGCTGCGGCTGGCGCTGCCCATTTTTCCGCACGAAGTCCGGGCCTTAAGCGGGCTGCTGCTGGGGCTGGCCGTGGCGACGGTGGTGATTTCCGCTTTTACAGCCTTTGCCCAACGAGACCTCAAACGACTGCTTGGTTACTCGTCCATCAATCATTTGGGTTACTGCGTGCTTGGCATGGTGGCAGCGGCGACAAGCTCCGCCGCCGGGGCCGCCCACCAGGCCGCCGCCCTCAACGGTGTGCTGCTGCAAATGTTCAATCACGGCATCACCGCCGCCACCCTGTTTGCCGCCGTCGGCTGGTTGGAGCAGCGCAGCGGCGGCCGCCGGGGGGTGGAAGATTTTGGCGGCCTGCGCCGGGTGGTGCCGGTTTATACGGGGCTGACGGGGGTGGCGTGGTTTGCCTCGCTGGGGCTGCCGGGGTTGAATGGATTTGTGGGAGAATTTCTGGTGTTTAAAGGCGTGTTTGGGCTGGCGCCCTGGGCGGCGGCGATCTCCACCTTCGGCCTGCTGGCCACGGCGGTGGTCATTCTGACGGTCATACAGCGGATCTTTCACGGCCCGCTGAATCCGGCCTGGGAAAACCTGGCGGAGCTGACGCCCGCCGAGCGTTTGCGCTTCGTGCCGGCCGCGGCCCTCATGCTGCTGTTGGGAGTCTGGCCGGCGCCGGTCATCAATTTGATCAACGAAACCGTCCTGCGCCTGGCGGCGCATCTCCAGACCTGA
- the nuoL gene encoding NADH-quinone oxidoreductase subunit L, whose protein sequence is MNWIAQHLYLIPLLPLVAAGLTALLRRERRGLAATLAIGALSGALTLSVWAFATTLQGGVDGEYRQYVNFTWFVVGDEALRLGWVLHPLSAGMALMVSLVGLLIFIFSVGYMAQDPNFTRFFCFLSLFAAAMLGVVIANSLLLLFVCWELVGLTSYLLIGFWFHKPSAAAAAKKAFITTRIGDLGFLLGLLWLYCETGTLLFYDDGAGCLEHAVLARLTAVTVASGMSLSTALALLIFCGAVGKSGQLPLHVWLPDAMEGPTPVSALIHAATMVAAGVFLVARMYPVFSALPDGVAGITPALKVVAWTGAATALFAALVAVAQTDIKRILAYSTVSQLGFMMLGLGTGGVAVGMFHLITHAFFKALLFLGAGSVIHGCHHEQDIRHLGGLRRFMPWTFTTYAVGMLALAGFPVFFSGFWSKDEILHAAHGWPVSQGPFYLALTAAVLTAFYMTRQTVLVFLGSYRGPLLNPLKAPHESPAVMLGPLVVLAFGAVGLGFLGTPAWPWLRDYWEGRAPLVDWARLWQGGTLGVMAASTVAALGGLTAGWLIYGRVPRQTPEEPDPLERWQPAVFHALRAKFYFDELYETTVIRWNAWLARLGDVLDRWLWGAMVALMGLMAQGFAWLARLTDEYVVNGGFDAGCHSLRRTGGGLSRAQSGRVQLWLRALGAGLVALVLYLAWG, encoded by the coding sequence ATGAATTGGATTGCCCAACACCTCTATCTGATACCGCTCCTGCCGCTGGTGGCGGCGGGGCTGACTGCCCTGTTGCGCCGGGAGCGCCGCGGCCTGGCGGCAACGCTGGCCATCGGAGCGCTAAGCGGGGCACTGACGCTGTCCGTTTGGGCCTTTGCAACCACTCTGCAGGGCGGGGTGGATGGCGAGTACCGCCAATATGTCAATTTCACCTGGTTTGTGGTGGGTGATGAGGCCCTGCGGCTGGGCTGGGTGCTGCATCCGCTCTCCGCCGGCATGGCGCTGATGGTGTCGCTGGTGGGGCTGCTGATTTTTATCTTCAGCGTGGGCTACATGGCCCAGGATCCCAACTTCACCCGCTTCTTCTGTTTCCTCTCGCTCTTTGCTGCGGCCATGCTGGGGGTGGTGATTGCCAACAGCCTGCTGCTGTTGTTCGTGTGCTGGGAGCTGGTGGGATTGACCTCGTATTTATTAATCGGCTTCTGGTTTCACAAGCCCTCTGCGGCGGCCGCCGCCAAAAAAGCGTTCATCACTACACGCATCGGCGACCTCGGTTTCCTGCTGGGATTGCTCTGGCTCTATTGCGAGACCGGCACGCTGTTGTTTTATGATGACGGCGCAGGCTGTCTGGAGCATGCCGTCCTGGCCCGGCTGACGGCCGTAACCGTGGCCAGCGGCATGAGCCTGAGCACCGCACTGGCCTTGCTGATCTTCTGCGGCGCGGTGGGCAAGTCCGGCCAGTTGCCGTTGCACGTGTGGCTTCCAGACGCCATGGAAGGCCCCACGCCGGTGAGCGCCCTGATTCACGCGGCGACAATGGTGGCGGCAGGCGTGTTCCTGGTGGCGCGGATGTACCCGGTATTTTCCGCCCTGCCGGACGGGGTTGCCGGGATTACGCCGGCGCTGAAAGTGGTGGCCTGGACAGGGGCGGCCACGGCTTTATTTGCCGCGCTGGTGGCGGTGGCCCAGACGGACATCAAGCGCATTCTGGCCTATTCCACCGTGTCGCAACTGGGCTTTATGATGCTGGGCCTGGGCACGGGCGGCGTGGCGGTGGGCATGTTTCATCTCATCACCCATGCCTTCTTCAAGGCGCTGTTGTTTTTGGGGGCCGGTTCGGTCATTCATGGCTGTCATCACGAGCAGGACATCCGCCATCTGGGCGGCCTGCGGCGTTTCATGCCGTGGACTTTTACCACCTATGCCGTGGGGATGCTGGCACTGGCGGGGTTCCCCGTGTTTTTCAGCGGCTTTTGGAGCAAGGACGAAATCCTGCATGCCGCCCACGGCTGGCCGGTTTCGCAGGGGCCTTTTTATCTGGCGCTGACGGCGGCGGTGCTGACCGCTTTTTACATGACCCGCCAAACGGTGCTGGTCTTTTTGGGCAGCTATCGAGGCCCTTTGCTTAATCCCCTGAAGGCTCCGCATGAAAGTCCCGCCGTCATGCTGGGTCCGCTGGTGGTGCTGGCCTTTGGGGCGGTGGGGCTGGGCTTTCTGGGCACGCCAGCCTGGCCGTGGTTACGCGATTACTGGGAAGGCCGTGCGCCGCTGGTGGATTGGGCACGCCTCTGGCAGGGCGGCACTCTGGGCGTTATGGCGGCATCCACCGTGGCGGCCCTGGGGGGCTTGACCGCCGGCTGGTTGATTTACGGCCGGGTCCCCCGCCAGACACCGGAAGAGCCAGACCCTTTGGAGCGCTGGCAGCCGGCCGTGTTTCATGCATTGCGCGCCAAGTTTTATTTCGATGAGTTGTACGAGACCACGGTCATCCGCTGGAATGCCTGGCTGGCCCGCCTGGGGGACGTGCTGGATCGCTGGCTCTGGGGGGCCATGGTCGCGCTCATGGGGTTGATGGCTCAAGGTTTTGCGTGGCTGGCCCGGCTCACCGATGAATACGTGGTGAATGGCGGGTTTGACGCAGGCTGCCACAGCCTCCGCCGGACAGGCGGGGGGTTGTCGCGCGCGCAAAGCGGCCGGGTTCAGCTCTGGTTGCGCGCGCTGGGCGCGGGTCTGGTGGCGCTGGTGCTATATCTGGCGTGGGGTTAA
- the nuoK gene encoding NADH-quinone oxidoreductase subunit NuoK has protein sequence MNPLHPYLMIAAALFAIGFAGAVLRRNAIIMLMGIELMLNAANLSFLAFARHHVPEHQIGGILLVLFSMAIAAAEAGVGLALIILVYRHFKTTDLDQVSTLRG, from the coding sequence ATGAATCCCCTGCATCCCTATCTGATGATCGCTGCCGCCCTGTTCGCCATCGGGTTTGCCGGGGCGGTGTTGCGCCGCAATGCCATCATCATGCTGATGGGCATTGAGTTGATGCTCAATGCCGCCAACTTGAGCTTTCTGGCCTTTGCCCGCCACCATGTCCCGGAACACCAAATCGGGGGCATTTTGTTGGTGCTGTTTTCCATGGCCATTGCCGCCGCCGAAGCCGGGGTGGGGTTGGCGCTGATCATTCTGGTTTATCGCCATTTCAAAACCACGGACCTGGACCAGGTGAGCACGCTGCGCGGATGA
- a CDS encoding NADH-quinone oxidoreductase subunit J: MSITPYLLGLLVIVGATAAMTMRNLVHCALALALTFLGLAGCFLDLQAQFVGFAQILVYVGAVSIVIVFAILLTRGGNPQEPPLSKKGVLAGGMVTLGVLAVLVGGMGGSHLLPGTQPVPAAMTEPTVAELGQTMMLAVVPLLAMGLLLTAALVGALLLAVKEPPETKPPPR, translated from the coding sequence ATGAGCATAACCCCCTACCTCCTCGGCCTCCTGGTGATCGTGGGCGCCACGGCGGCCATGACGATGCGGAATTTGGTCCATTGCGCGCTGGCGCTGGCGCTGACTTTCCTGGGGCTGGCTGGCTGCTTCCTCGACCTGCAGGCGCAATTTGTCGGCTTTGCGCAAATCCTGGTGTATGTCGGCGCGGTGTCCATTGTGATCGTGTTTGCCATCCTGCTCACCCGGGGAGGGAATCCCCAGGAGCCGCCGTTATCTAAAAAAGGGGTGCTGGCGGGCGGGATGGTCACCCTCGGCGTCCTGGCGGTGTTGGTGGGCGGCATGGGCGGCTCGCATCTCCTGCCCGGTACGCAGCCTGTGCCTGCGGCCATGACCGAGCCGACGGTGGCAGAACTCGGCCAGACCATGATGCTCGCGGTGGTGCCGTTGCTGGCCATGGGGTTGCTGCTCACCGCGGCGCTGGTGGGCGCCCTCCTGCTGGCGGTCAAGGAGCCACCGGAAACCAAACCTCCCCCGCGATGA
- the nuoH gene encoding NADH-quinone oxidoreductase subunit NuoH, translating to MNSLDQIFVQLKHRLVELAPPALQPLASMLINIAAIIAVFGLLFALVTVLERKGLGRIQNRRGPNRVGPAGFLQFAADGIKALIKEDIVPAGADRVLHFLAPFVLVAPVLLAYSVLPMGRNMVAIDLDAAVLFFFAAGAATELAPFLAGWASSNKYSLLGALRAIAQMLSYEIPLVLAAVPVLMMAGTLSTTQLVEAQAGYWGWIPNWHVFTPWGLAGFILFLIAATAESNRSPFDLPEGESELVAGYFVEYSGFKFALFFLGEYLGMFAVSGLAITLFLGGWHAPLPWLTGLPSWFWFFTKLLALIALFIWVRGTLPRLRMDQLMSFAWKFLLPLALVNLVVAGLCRFLPGEGWWGGLVQWVVGGGLLLAAWWGLGRGLSARRGWGKREYRYAE from the coding sequence ATGAATTCGCTGGACCAGATTTTCGTGCAACTGAAGCACCGCTTGGTGGAGCTGGCGCCTCCGGCGTTGCAACCGCTGGCCTCGATGCTGATCAATATTGCCGCCATCATTGCGGTGTTCGGCCTGCTGTTCGCTCTGGTGACAGTGCTCGAACGCAAAGGACTGGGACGCATCCAGAACCGGCGCGGTCCCAACCGGGTGGGGCCGGCGGGCTTTTTGCAATTCGCGGCGGATGGCATCAAGGCGCTCATCAAGGAGGACATTGTGCCGGCGGGCGCGGACCGGGTGCTGCATTTTCTCGCCCCGTTCGTGTTGGTGGCGCCCGTGCTGCTGGCCTATTCGGTGTTGCCGATGGGGCGCAACATGGTGGCTATTGATCTGGATGCAGCGGTGCTGTTTTTTTTCGCCGCGGGCGCGGCCACGGAGCTTGCCCCCTTCCTGGCCGGGTGGGCAAGCAGCAACAAGTACTCGCTCCTGGGGGCTTTGCGGGCCATCGCCCAGATGCTCAGCTATGAAATCCCGCTGGTGCTGGCTGCCGTGCCGGTGCTGATGATGGCGGGCACGCTCTCCACCACGCAACTGGTGGAAGCCCAGGCGGGGTATTGGGGCTGGATTCCCAACTGGCATGTGTTCACGCCGTGGGGCCTGGCAGGCTTTATCCTGTTCCTGATTGCCGCCACGGCAGAAAGCAACCGCTCGCCGTTTGATTTGCCGGAGGGCGAGTCGGAGCTGGTGGCCGGCTATTTCGTGGAGTACAGCGGCTTCAAGTTCGCCTTGTTTTTCCTTGGCGAATATCTCGGAATGTTCGCCGTCAGCGGGCTGGCCATCACCTTGTTTCTGGGGGGATGGCACGCGCCGTTGCCGTGGCTGACGGGGCTGCCCTCGTGGTTTTGGTTTTTCACCAAGCTGCTGGCGCTCATTGCGCTGTTTATCTGGGTGCGGGGCACGCTGCCGCGATTGCGCATGGATCAACTCATGAGTTTTGCCTGGAAGTTTCTGCTGCCGCTGGCGCTGGTCAACCTCGTGGTGGCCGGCTTGTGCCGATTTCTGCCGGGCGAGGGGTGGTGGGGCGGTCTGGTGCAATGGGTGGTGGGCGGCGGTCTCCTGCTGGCGGCGTGGTGGGGACTGGGACGCGGCTTGAGCGCCCGGCGGGGCTGGGGCAAACGGGAATATCGGTATGCGGAATAA